A genomic window from Triticum urartu cultivar G1812 chromosome 7, Tu2.1, whole genome shotgun sequence includes:
- the LOC125521360 gene encoding probable peroxygenase 5 — MGSRPADAAGGQQQQQAEEPSMADVYGGHELTPLQKHAAFFDRNRDGIIYPSETYRGLRAIGCGVVLSAAGTVFINVFLSSKTVPANVKPPAFKFPIYVKTIQQGKHGSDTDVYDTQGRFVPEKFEEIFKKHAHTRPDALTDKELGEMLKANRDPKDFAGRVGAFVEWRLLYALCKDKEGFLHKETVKAVYDGSVFEKLEREKKEAKEFAKKK; from the exons atggGCTCCAGACCCGCGGACGCCGCAGGGGGCCAACAgcagcagcaggcggaggagcCCTCCATGGCGGACGTGTACGGCGGCCACGAGCTGACGCCGCTGCAGAAGCACGCCGCCTTCTTCGACCGGAACAGGGACGGCATCATCTACCCCTCCGAGACCTACCGAGGGCTGCGCGCCATCGGCTGCGGCGTCGTGCTGTCCGCCGCCGGCACCGTCTTCATCAACGTCTTCCTCTCGTCCAAGACGGTACCG GCGAACGTGAAGCCCCCAGCTTTCAAGTTCCCCATCTACGTGAAGACCATTCAGCAGGGCAAGCATGGGAGTGATACAGACGTCTACGACACCCAGGGCAG GTTTGTTCCTGAAAAGTTTGAGGAGATATTCAAGAAGCATGCCCACACTAGGCCTGATGCCCTAACGGACAAAGAGCTTGGGGAGATGCTTAAAGCAAACAGGGATCCTAAAGATTTCGCTGGACG GGTGGGCGCTTTCGTAGAGTGGAGACTTCTCTATGCGCTGTGCAAAGACAAGGAGGGATTTCTTCACAAGGAGACTGTCAAGGCGGTCTATGATGGCAGCGTGTTTGAGAAGTTGGAGCGAGAAAAGAAGGAAGCTAAGGAATTTGCCAAGAAGAAATGA